Proteins encoded in a region of the Isosphaeraceae bacterium EP7 genome:
- a CDS encoding Nramp family divalent metal transporter gives MAPTDPYALPADAIQDPPTSLLGAMRKIGPGLILAGSIVGTGELIATTGLGAEQGYVLLWLILFSCVIKVFVQVELGRYAITHGKTTLAALDTLPGPRLGVSWICWAWLLMMLATQAQIAAMEGLIGQAAHMTFPRVSFAMAGAAGSFHLASGAFLESRPEHVWATLTAIAAVVLLLSGGYKRLERITTTLVALVTLITVACVLGLSWTDYPLSLKGVVDGLKVTVPTAGVALAFSAFGITGVGASELFAYPYWCIEKGYARSAGPRDDSAGWAMRAKGWMHVMQVDAWFSMLVFTAATIAFYLLGAAVLHPQGLVPKGSEMLETLSRMYVEPLGPWTRSVFLVGAWAVLFKTLYVATAANSRLSADFLDLAGFWRQPDAASRERTIRAFCVFYPALALGLYFGLRDPKALVTLGGYAQGLMLPVIAAASLYLTRRDRVASVAEGPFSKLLSWVAFLSITAVASYSVYDLLARLR, from the coding sequence ATGGCCCCGACCGACCCGTATGCCCTGCCCGCCGACGCGATCCAGGATCCCCCCACGAGCCTGCTGGGGGCGATGCGGAAGATTGGCCCCGGCCTGATCCTGGCCGGCTCGATCGTGGGCACCGGCGAGCTGATCGCCACGACAGGTCTGGGGGCCGAGCAGGGATACGTGCTCCTCTGGCTGATCCTGTTCAGCTGCGTGATCAAGGTCTTCGTGCAGGTTGAGCTGGGCCGGTACGCGATCACGCACGGCAAGACGACGCTGGCGGCGCTCGACACGCTGCCCGGCCCGCGGCTGGGCGTGTCCTGGATCTGCTGGGCCTGGCTGCTGATGATGCTGGCCACCCAGGCGCAGATCGCCGCGATGGAGGGCCTCATCGGCCAGGCGGCGCACATGACCTTCCCGAGGGTCAGCTTCGCGATGGCCGGGGCCGCCGGAAGTTTCCACCTGGCCAGCGGCGCGTTCCTGGAGAGTCGGCCCGAGCATGTCTGGGCCACCCTGACGGCCATTGCGGCGGTGGTCCTGCTGCTGTCGGGCGGATACAAGCGGCTGGAGCGGATCACGACGACCCTGGTGGCCCTGGTCACGCTGATTACCGTCGCCTGCGTGCTCGGCCTGTCATGGACCGACTATCCCTTGAGCCTGAAAGGCGTGGTGGATGGCCTGAAGGTCACGGTGCCGACGGCGGGCGTGGCGCTGGCGTTCTCGGCGTTCGGGATCACCGGCGTCGGCGCGAGCGAGCTGTTCGCCTATCCGTACTGGTGCATCGAGAAGGGCTACGCACGATCGGCGGGCCCCAGGGATGACTCCGCGGGCTGGGCGATGCGGGCGAAGGGCTGGATGCATGTCATGCAGGTTGACGCCTGGTTCAGCATGCTGGTCTTCACCGCCGCCACGATCGCGTTCTACCTGCTGGGGGCGGCCGTGCTGCACCCTCAGGGGCTGGTGCCCAAGGGCTCTGAGATGCTGGAGACGCTCTCCAGGATGTATGTGGAGCCGCTGGGCCCCTGGACGAGATCGGTGTTCCTGGTGGGTGCCTGGGCCGTCCTGTTCAAGACTCTTTATGTGGCGACGGCGGCCAACAGTCGGCTGTCGGCCGACTTCCTCGACCTGGCCGGCTTCTGGCGTCAACCCGACGCGGCGTCGCGCGAGCGGACGATCCGGGCGTTCTGCGTCTTCTACCCCGCGCTGGCATTGGGGTTGTACTTCGGCCTGCGCGACCCGAAGGCGTTGGTGACGCTGGGGGGTTATGCCCAGGGCTTGATGCTGCCGGTGATCGCCGCGGCGAGCCTGTACCTGACTCGCCGCGACCGCGTGGCCAGCGTGGCCGAGGGCCCGTTCTCGAAACTCCTCTCCTGGGTGGCATTCCTCTCGATCACGGCGGTGGCGAGCTACAGCGTCTACGACCTGCTGGCGCGACTTCGCTGA
- a CDS encoding STAS domain-containing protein translates to MQTVKTRQEAGVQILTLENLPALSDRQSDEYRAAIYRAVEECPTPTAAVDLADVGIVTSSGVALLIGIKRRFEDRKIQFVLFGLQPYLNDVLSVMKLDKFFTIVPDLPTAIKLAGASTTPPDFLDTATSLSS, encoded by the coding sequence ATGCAAACCGTCAAGACCCGCCAGGAAGCCGGCGTGCAGATCCTCACGCTCGAGAATCTGCCCGCGCTCAGCGACCGCCAGTCCGACGAATACCGGGCGGCAATCTATCGCGCGGTCGAGGAATGTCCCACGCCGACGGCCGCCGTCGACCTCGCGGACGTCGGCATCGTCACCAGCTCCGGCGTCGCCCTGCTCATCGGCATCAAGCGACGCTTCGAAGACCGCAAGATCCAGTTCGTTCTCTTCGGCCTTCAGCCCTACTTAAATGACGTCCTTTCTGTCATGAAGTTGGATAAATTCTTCACGATCGTTCCGGACCTTCCGACCGCCATCAAGCTCGCCGGCGCTTCGACCACTCCCCCCGATTTCCTCGACACCGCAACCTCCCTATCTTCCTAA
- a CDS encoding DUF2760 domain-containing protein, with protein sequence MNRLWLALRAFWLILTDAEVAVRVESSLVAASKGPDLRVLTVLQRDGRLVDFLQEDIDPFSDDQIGAAVRDIHRGCRKALRDYLTIEPILAGDEGEGVTVPLGFDPASIRLTGDVQGNPPFRGVLKHHGWKVNSVHLPALPGSRDDGSVLAPAEVEVEVR encoded by the coding sequence TTGAACCGCCTCTGGCTGGCCTTGCGCGCCTTCTGGCTGATCCTGACCGATGCCGAGGTCGCCGTTCGCGTCGAGTCGAGCCTCGTCGCCGCGTCGAAGGGCCCCGACCTGCGGGTGCTCACGGTGCTCCAGCGCGACGGGCGACTGGTCGACTTCCTGCAGGAAGACATCGACCCGTTCAGCGATGACCAGATCGGTGCGGCGGTTCGAGACATCCATCGTGGGTGCCGCAAGGCGCTGCGGGATTACCTGACGATCGAGCCGATTCTGGCCGGCGACGAGGGGGAGGGCGTGACCGTCCCGCTCGGATTCGACCCCGCCTCGATCCGCCTGACCGGCGACGTGCAGGGGAATCCGCCGTTCCGCGGGGTGCTGAAGCATCACGGCTGGAAGGTCAATTCCGTGCACCTGCCGGCCCTGCCGGGGTCCCGCGACGACGGGTCGGTGCTGGCCCCCGCCGAGGTCGAGGTCGAAGTCCGCTAG
- a CDS encoding UvrB/UvrC motif-containing protein, translated as MRRDIDEALQGWPYEPTPGEVMAREVRARDGRTVLQMRVELGLLQMEVENRPDGVKPFGFVSYLDYMRYRAAGRGQTRGGKSPSWTMGTEHRMEADREFTQYYQRRLAWLSLQRYERALQDSEHTLALMDFVARHGENPDYIASHERFRALVLLHRTQAAAALALERRKPEEAIDVVRDGADRIRGHADALAGDNDQAEVHYEAMIEQLRFLEQEIRRNFEVQKTLREQLDEAVASEDYEAAARLRDQIRARH; from the coding sequence ATGCGGCGGGACATCGATGAGGCGCTTCAGGGCTGGCCGTACGAGCCAACGCCCGGGGAAGTGATGGCGCGAGAAGTGCGCGCCCGCGACGGCCGCACGGTGCTCCAGATGCGCGTCGAGCTGGGCTTGTTGCAAATGGAGGTCGAGAACCGACCCGACGGCGTCAAGCCGTTCGGCTTCGTCAGCTATCTCGATTACATGCGCTACCGGGCCGCCGGCCGCGGCCAGACCCGGGGCGGCAAGTCGCCAAGCTGGACCATGGGCACCGAGCACCGGATGGAGGCCGATCGCGAGTTCACCCAGTATTACCAGCGACGGCTCGCCTGGCTCTCGCTCCAGCGGTACGAGCGGGCCCTGCAAGACTCAGAGCACACGCTGGCCCTGATGGACTTCGTCGCCCGCCACGGTGAGAACCCCGACTACATCGCCTCTCACGAGCGATTCCGCGCCCTCGTGCTGCTGCATCGCACCCAGGCCGCCGCCGCGCTCGCCCTGGAGCGACGCAAGCCCGAGGAGGCCATCGACGTCGTCCGCGACGGCGCCGATCGCATCAGGGGCCACGCCGATGCCCTGGCCGGCGACAACGACCAGGCCGAGGTCCACTACGAGGCGATGATCGAGCAGCTCCGCTTCCTCGAGCAGGAAATCCGCCGCAACTTCGAGGTCCAGAAGACTCTCAGGGAGCAGCTCGACGAGGCGGTCGCCAGCGAAGACTACGAGGCCGCCGCCCGCCTGCGCGACCAGATCCGCGCCCGCCATTGA
- a CDS encoding beta-ketoacyl-ACP synthase III, which yields MNQAQTTVKPRTRSLTGVQILGTGRYLPDNVVTNDDLKISHGFDPEWIVNRTGIHERRFALPHQATSDLCVHAGVKCLKAAGCDPSEVDLLVVGTFTPDMSFPSSANLVQDRMKLTCPAFDLQAACAGFAYALATAAQFVAAGTSQRALVIGGDCNSRVINPNDMKSFPLFGDGAGAVLLGPGSPEQGMLAYQLGSDGGGGDLLCRPACGSRMPPTAEALDAGLQYLTMDGRAVFKWAVRVLADSSQTVLAQAGHTVDDVRWFIPHQANVRIIHSASDVLGFHRDAVYKNLDRYGNTSGGSIPIALDELVEEGQVKRGDLLLTSGFGAGLNWGTILWRW from the coding sequence ATGAACCAAGCGCAAACCACGGTCAAGCCCCGCACTCGATCGCTGACCGGGGTGCAGATCCTCGGCACCGGGCGGTACCTTCCCGACAACGTCGTGACCAACGACGACCTGAAGATCTCGCACGGGTTCGACCCCGAGTGGATCGTCAACCGGACGGGCATCCACGAGCGTCGGTTCGCCCTGCCGCACCAGGCGACGAGCGACCTCTGCGTCCACGCCGGCGTCAAGTGCCTGAAGGCCGCGGGGTGCGACCCTTCGGAGGTCGACCTGCTGGTCGTCGGCACGTTCACGCCCGACATGTCGTTCCCGTCGTCGGCCAATCTGGTCCAGGACCGGATGAAGCTGACCTGTCCGGCGTTCGACCTCCAGGCCGCCTGCGCGGGATTCGCCTACGCCCTGGCCACCGCCGCGCAATTCGTGGCGGCCGGGACCAGCCAGCGGGCCCTGGTCATCGGCGGAGACTGCAACAGCCGGGTCATCAACCCCAATGATATGAAGAGCTTCCCGCTCTTCGGCGACGGCGCTGGCGCGGTGCTTCTCGGCCCCGGCTCGCCCGAGCAGGGGATGCTCGCGTATCAACTCGGCTCCGACGGCGGCGGCGGCGACTTGCTCTGTCGCCCCGCGTGCGGCAGCCGGATGCCCCCGACGGCCGAGGCGCTGGATGCAGGCCTGCAATACCTGACGATGGACGGCCGGGCCGTCTTCAAGTGGGCCGTGCGGGTGCTGGCCGACTCGTCGCAGACGGTCCTCGCCCAGGCGGGCCACACGGTCGACGACGTCCGCTGGTTCATCCCCCATCAGGCCAACGTGCGGATCATCCACTCTGCCAGCGACGTGCTCGGGTTCCACCGCGACGCGGTCTACAAGAACCTGGACCGCTACGGCAACACCTCGGGCGGCTCGATCCCGATCGCCCTGGATGAGCTGGTCGAGGAAGGGCAGGTCAAGCGGGGCGACCTGCTGCTGACCTCCGGGTTTGGCGCGGGCCTGAACTGGGGCACGATCCTCTGGCGTTGGTGA
- the pyrR gene encoding bifunctional pyr operon transcriptional regulator/uracil phosphoribosyltransferase PyrR, whose translation MSGPEQRLCDALGLDALIIRLAGQILDGRTAGVPLALVGVRSRGVPLAERIAIQLRRETGDAVPVGALDITLYRDDMERARRWPVLQGTDIPFAVDGVEVILVDDVLHTGRTVRAALNAICDLGRPACIRLAIAVDRGGRELPIQPDAVGLVVVAAPGARVHVRIAPVDAVEEVVRISAPKAGEVRA comes from the coding sequence ATGTCCGGGCCCGAGCAACGCCTCTGCGACGCCCTGGGGCTGGACGCCCTGATCATCCGCCTCGCGGGGCAGATCCTCGACGGCCGAACCGCGGGGGTCCCGCTCGCGCTGGTCGGCGTCCGCAGCCGCGGCGTCCCGCTTGCCGAACGCATCGCGATCCAGCTGAGGCGCGAGACGGGGGACGCCGTTCCCGTCGGGGCGCTCGACATCACGCTCTATCGCGACGACATGGAACGTGCCCGCCGCTGGCCGGTCCTGCAGGGGACCGACATCCCCTTCGCGGTCGACGGCGTCGAGGTCATCCTGGTCGACGACGTGCTGCACACCGGCCGGACCGTCCGGGCGGCGCTCAACGCCATCTGCGACCTGGGCAGGCCCGCCTGCATCCGGCTGGCCATCGCCGTGGACCGGGGCGGGCGCGAGCTGCCCATCCAGCCCGACGCGGTCGGCCTGGTCGTCGTCGCCGCGCCTGGCGCCCGAGTTCATGTCAGGATCGCGCCGGTCGACGCCGTCGAGGAGGTCGTCCGCATCTCGGCCCCGAAGGCCGGCGAAGTGCGGGCCTGA
- a CDS encoding Hsp70 family protein, with the protein MPRYVVGIDLGTTNSALAYADMREAGADAMAPIRPFAIPQVVDLKEVAPRPSLPSFFYVPAAKEFPAGSIDLPWEKGPEWVVGTFAREHGAKVPGRLVSSAKSWLSHSGVDRRAAILPWGGPPDMAKVSPVEASTAYLTHLRDAWDAAMATGPDAKECRLADQDVLLTVPASFDAAARELTVEAARAAGLDRVTLLEEPQAAFYAWLDAMGEGWRKRVKVGDLLLVCDVGGGTTDFTLIAVTEEQGNLGLDRVAVGEHILLGGDNMDLALAHAVGGTLPGGYESLDAGQRVGLGHACRAAKEALFSNPKKASAPVTILGQGSKVIGGTKRSELDRETLSRVLLDGFFPACEPTAVPARGRRVGLTEIGLPYAADAAVTRHLARFLGRQADSLGSSGSQVAPSAVLFNGGVFKADPLRERVVDVLSGWAGRPVPTLGSGDLDLAVARGAAYYGLVRAGQGVRIRGGVPRSYYVGIEGSAPAVPGVAPPIKALCVVALGMEEGTEADVPGPEFGLVVGEPASFRFLGSTTRRDDTVGTILDRWTAEELQELEPLETSLGAADGVEGQTVPVRLHARVTEVGTLDLWCNSTRDDRRWKLEYDVRHDAE; encoded by the coding sequence ATGCCGCGGTACGTCGTGGGAATCGACCTGGGGACGACTAACTCGGCCCTCGCCTATGCCGACATGCGTGAGGCAGGGGCCGACGCGATGGCCCCCATCCGGCCATTCGCGATCCCACAAGTTGTCGACTTGAAAGAAGTTGCGCCGCGTCCGTCGCTGCCCTCGTTCTTCTATGTGCCCGCGGCCAAGGAGTTTCCGGCCGGCTCGATTGACCTGCCCTGGGAGAAGGGGCCCGAGTGGGTCGTGGGGACGTTTGCTCGCGAGCATGGGGCGAAAGTTCCGGGCAGATTGGTCTCCTCGGCCAAGAGCTGGCTGTCGCATTCGGGCGTCGACCGGCGGGCGGCGATCCTGCCCTGGGGTGGGCCGCCGGACATGGCCAAGGTCTCGCCGGTGGAGGCCTCGACCGCCTACCTGACGCACTTGCGCGACGCCTGGGACGCCGCGATGGCGACCGGGCCCGACGCCAAGGAGTGCCGGCTGGCCGATCAGGACGTGCTGTTGACCGTCCCCGCCTCGTTTGACGCCGCGGCCCGTGAGCTGACCGTCGAGGCCGCGCGCGCCGCGGGTCTCGACCGAGTGACTTTGCTCGAAGAGCCGCAGGCGGCCTTCTATGCCTGGCTTGACGCCATGGGCGAAGGGTGGCGTAAGCGGGTGAAGGTGGGGGACCTGCTCCTGGTTTGCGACGTGGGCGGCGGCACGACCGACTTCACCCTGATCGCGGTGACCGAGGAGCAAGGAAACCTCGGCCTCGACCGGGTCGCCGTGGGCGAGCACATCTTGCTGGGCGGCGACAACATGGACCTGGCCCTGGCTCATGCCGTGGGAGGGACCCTTCCCGGCGGATATGAGTCGCTCGACGCGGGCCAGCGTGTGGGCCTGGGCCACGCCTGCCGGGCGGCCAAGGAAGCCCTCTTCTCGAATCCCAAGAAGGCGTCGGCCCCCGTGACGATCCTGGGTCAAGGGTCGAAGGTGATCGGCGGGACGAAGCGTTCGGAGCTGGACCGAGAGACGCTCAGCCGCGTCTTGCTCGACGGCTTCTTCCCCGCGTGCGAGCCGACCGCCGTGCCGGCTCGAGGGCGTCGAGTGGGTCTGACCGAGATCGGCCTTCCCTATGCCGCGGACGCCGCGGTGACCCGCCACCTGGCCCGGTTCCTGGGCCGGCAGGCCGACTCGCTGGGTTCGTCCGGATCGCAGGTGGCCCCCTCCGCGGTGCTGTTCAACGGCGGCGTCTTCAAGGCCGACCCGCTGCGCGAGCGGGTGGTGGATGTGCTCTCGGGATGGGCCGGGCGACCGGTCCCGACCCTGGGCTCGGGCGACCTCGACCTGGCCGTTGCGCGGGGGGCCGCCTATTACGGCCTGGTCCGCGCGGGTCAAGGGGTCCGCATCCGCGGTGGCGTGCCTCGATCTTACTACGTGGGGATCGAAGGCTCGGCGCCGGCCGTGCCCGGCGTGGCGCCGCCGATCAAGGCGCTCTGCGTGGTCGCCCTGGGGATGGAAGAAGGGACCGAGGCCGACGTGCCCGGCCCCGAGTTCGGCCTGGTCGTGGGCGAGCCCGCGTCGTTCCGGTTCCTGGGCTCGACCACAAGGCGCGACGACACGGTCGGCACGATCCTGGACCGTTGGACCGCCGAGGAGCTGCAAGAGCTCGAGCCGCTTGAGACCTCCCTGGGCGCCGCCGACGGCGTCGAGGGGCAGACCGTGCCCGTGCGGCTGCACGCCCGCGTCACCGAGGTGGGGACGCTGGATCTCTGGTGCAATAGCACGCGAGACGACCGCCGCTGGAAGCTGGAATATGACGTCCGCCATGACGCCGAATGA
- the ispH gene encoding 4-hydroxy-3-methylbut-2-enyl diphosphate reductase produces the protein MKVYLANPRGFCAGVNMAIESLDRALDFFGSPVYVYHEIVHNKYVVERAKRRGAVFVESIDEVPEGSPLLYSAHGVSPQIREEARARNLRAIDATCPLVTKVHLEAIKYAREGYTIILIGHEGHDEVIGTMGEAPDRMILVETAEDVEKLDLPDDAKVAYLTQTTLSVDDANVVIGALRRRFKSIANPPKDDICYATQNRQEAVHELAKRADLVLVLGSQNSSNSKRLAEIANSLGPRAHLIDGVSEIQAEWLDGVETVLITAGASAPEDVVQECVEFLEARYGATIHEETIREEDVHFPLPKTLRELLPASAIAGPRMA, from the coding sequence ATGAAGGTTTACCTGGCGAATCCCCGCGGCTTCTGCGCGGGCGTGAACATGGCGATCGAGAGCCTCGACCGGGCGCTCGACTTCTTCGGGTCGCCGGTCTACGTCTATCACGAGATCGTCCACAACAAATATGTCGTGGAGCGGGCCAAGCGCCGGGGGGCCGTGTTCGTCGAGAGTATCGACGAGGTCCCCGAAGGCTCCCCCCTGCTCTACAGCGCCCACGGCGTCTCGCCGCAAATCCGCGAGGAGGCCCGCGCCCGCAACCTGCGGGCGATCGACGCCACCTGCCCGCTGGTCACTAAGGTGCACCTGGAGGCGATCAAGTACGCCCGCGAGGGGTACACGATCATCCTCATTGGCCACGAGGGGCACGACGAGGTCATCGGCACCATGGGCGAGGCCCCCGACCGGATGATCCTGGTCGAGACCGCCGAGGACGTCGAGAAGCTCGACCTGCCCGATGACGCCAAGGTTGCCTATCTCACCCAGACGACCCTGAGCGTAGACGACGCCAATGTCGTGATCGGGGCCTTGCGGCGGCGGTTCAAGTCGATCGCCAATCCGCCCAAGGATGACATCTGCTACGCGACCCAGAACCGCCAGGAGGCGGTGCACGAACTGGCCAAGCGGGCCGACCTGGTGCTCGTCCTGGGCAGCCAGAACAGCTCGAACAGCAAGCGCCTGGCCGAGATCGCCAACTCGCTGGGACCGCGTGCCCACCTGATCGACGGGGTCTCGGAGATCCAGGCCGAGTGGCTCGACGGCGTCGAGACCGTCCTGATCACGGCCGGCGCAAGCGCCCCCGAGGACGTGGTGCAGGAGTGCGTCGAATTCCTCGAGGCCCGCTACGGCGCCACGATCCACGAGGAGACGATCCGCGAGGAGGACGTCCATTTCCCCCTGCCCAAAACGCTCAGGGAACTACTCCCCGCATCGGCCATCGCCGGCCCACGCATGGCCTGA
- a CDS encoding MMPL family transporter, with the protein MISTLLRARYVSLAVVVLTLVSLALFGRRVSYEQSIKSFFADDDPELAKYKVASDSFGDDNFVFVAYDDPELLTPGGMDRVAELARELGPLNIEGVLRIESLDAMPVFWKIDEALVRLEGLPMFARNIAVAGLMRGVKGADLAGSPFTIGAAVRAGGDEKTRTLLRERITAHPLLLGTLVNSKATSTALVVRLRKTEEHDVIRTIGGLRSKADAFTSRHKLGTSYVVGPPVLLADGFASIEVDGKRLAAVGMALIALVTLGAVRSVWWAIVPLLCGWTVWLATEEILSVFDLRLSLSGGPLVAQIIVLTMPAASHLAIHFRDERRRRTDPEKAARSTLQAVAVPITWCAVTGAIGYGALLTSSVVPIQQFGWIMGACTFVSAMMVMALSPVAMMPPWRMEIPVKPGSTSRASNIVAPLLGLAYRRPGLVVIATVALALPLALGIARLRYESNYINAFRPTARVVKDYHSVESRLGGIGLVELIVPVGNAITPAHMAQFRAIGGGSGDGASSEVRPISLATVLDPDHRLEEELDEAAYAHALTTKLDLIAASPQSELLASFWNKTTGEARILVRVSEQQPAEVKDATFRRVEAKTKEVFGPGAFLTGLSYLMTKTVQGVILTQWTTFIWSVLGILAMLTIALRGPFLAALAMLPTLLAVALVLGLMGWLGVKLDMATALVASVALGLSVDDTFHCLLQYRRERKEQDFKTSLFDSYAVTGPGVLLSSLAVAVGFAALRLSEFEPFVNFGTMVGIATAGSTLGNILLLPACLTLADRVSTRRPTRVPAKVS; encoded by the coding sequence TTGATCTCCACCTTGCTGCGCGCCCGTTACGTCTCCCTGGCCGTCGTGGTCCTGACCCTGGTGAGCCTGGCCCTGTTCGGCCGTCGGGTCAGCTATGAGCAGTCGATCAAGTCGTTCTTCGCCGACGATGACCCCGAGTTGGCCAAATACAAGGTGGCGTCCGACTCGTTCGGCGACGACAACTTCGTCTTCGTCGCCTACGACGACCCCGAATTGCTCACCCCAGGCGGCATGGACCGCGTGGCCGAACTGGCACGCGAGCTCGGCCCTCTGAATATCGAGGGGGTGCTGCGTATCGAGTCGCTGGACGCGATGCCGGTTTTCTGGAAGATCGACGAGGCCCTGGTCCGCCTGGAAGGTCTTCCCATGTTCGCCCGCAACATAGCGGTCGCGGGCTTGATGCGGGGAGTGAAGGGGGCCGACCTGGCGGGGAGCCCGTTCACGATCGGGGCGGCCGTGCGCGCCGGCGGCGACGAGAAAACGAGGACGCTGCTTCGCGAACGGATCACCGCACACCCCCTGCTTCTGGGAACCCTGGTGAATTCCAAGGCGACGAGCACCGCCCTGGTCGTCCGGCTGAGGAAGACGGAGGAGCACGACGTCATCCGGACGATCGGCGGCCTGAGGTCGAAGGCCGACGCATTCACGTCCCGGCACAAGCTCGGAACGTCCTACGTCGTGGGCCCGCCGGTCCTACTGGCCGACGGCTTCGCCAGCATCGAGGTCGACGGCAAGCGACTGGCCGCGGTGGGGATGGCCTTGATCGCGCTGGTGACCCTGGGGGCGGTTCGTAGCGTCTGGTGGGCGATCGTCCCCCTGCTCTGCGGCTGGACGGTCTGGCTGGCGACGGAGGAAATCCTCTCGGTGTTCGACCTGCGCCTCTCGCTCTCGGGCGGCCCCCTGGTGGCTCAAATCATCGTTCTGACGATGCCGGCGGCGAGCCACCTGGCGATCCACTTCCGGGATGAACGCAGGCGCAGGACCGACCCCGAGAAGGCGGCGCGGTCGACGTTGCAAGCGGTTGCGGTGCCGATCACCTGGTGCGCCGTCACTGGCGCGATCGGCTACGGCGCATTGCTGACGAGCAGCGTGGTCCCGATCCAGCAGTTCGGCTGGATCATGGGCGCCTGCACGTTCGTGTCGGCCATGATGGTGATGGCGCTCTCTCCCGTGGCGATGATGCCCCCCTGGCGGATGGAAATCCCGGTGAAGCCCGGCTCGACCTCCAGGGCGTCGAACATCGTCGCCCCGCTGCTCGGCCTGGCTTACCGACGGCCAGGTCTCGTGGTGATCGCGACGGTGGCGCTGGCCTTGCCGCTGGCCCTGGGGATCGCGCGACTACGCTATGAATCGAACTATATCAACGCCTTCCGTCCGACGGCGCGGGTGGTGAAAGACTACCACTCGGTCGAAAGTCGGTTGGGTGGCATCGGCCTGGTCGAGTTGATCGTGCCCGTGGGCAACGCGATCACCCCGGCGCACATGGCCCAGTTCCGGGCGATCGGCGGGGGCTCGGGCGACGGCGCGTCGAGCGAGGTCCGGCCGATCTCGCTCGCGACGGTCCTGGATCCCGACCATCGCCTCGAGGAGGAGCTTGACGAGGCGGCTTATGCACACGCGTTGACGACCAAGCTCGACCTGATCGCCGCGTCGCCGCAGTCCGAACTGCTGGCGAGTTTCTGGAACAAGACGACGGGGGAAGCCCGGATCCTGGTGCGTGTGTCCGAGCAGCAACCGGCCGAGGTGAAGGACGCGACGTTCCGGCGGGTGGAGGCGAAGACGAAGGAAGTCTTCGGTCCCGGGGCGTTCCTCACGGGACTGTCCTACCTGATGACCAAGACGGTCCAGGGGGTGATCCTGACGCAGTGGACGACGTTCATCTGGTCGGTGCTGGGCATCCTGGCCATGCTGACGATCGCGCTGCGGGGGCCATTCCTGGCGGCCCTGGCCATGTTGCCGACGCTTCTGGCGGTGGCCCTGGTGCTGGGGCTGATGGGCTGGCTGGGGGTGAAGCTGGACATGGCCACGGCGCTGGTAGCCAGCGTGGCGCTCGGGCTCTCGGTGGACGACACGTTCCACTGCCTGCTGCAATATCGCCGCGAGCGTAAGGAGCAGGACTTCAAGACGAGCCTGTTCGACAGCTATGCCGTGACGGGACCTGGCGTCTTGCTGTCGAGCCTGGCGGTCGCCGTCGGGTTCGCGGCGCTGCGGCTGAGCGAGTTCGAGCCGTTCGTCAACTTCGGCACGATGGTCGGCATCGCCACGGCGGGCAGCACGCTGGGCAACATCCTGCTGTTGCCCGCATGCCTGACCCTGGCCGATCGAGTCTCGACGCGTCGGCCGACCAGGGTGCCCGCGAAGGTAAGCTGA
- a CDS encoding molybdenum cofactor guanylyltransferase has protein sequence MTSAMTPNDPTPTDPSPALSRPAAIILCGGLSRRMGRPKAWLPFGPEVLLQRIVRLIGEATDQVVVVAAEGQDLPPLPGSVLVARDPAPDRGPLQGIAAGMDALPSDADLVFVSGTDTPFVEPAWIGLLAELIGDADLAIPEVDGFLQPLAALYRRSGVRPSIEGQLSSNRRSPSSLVGVVRSRVVRPEELAAADPSLATLWNLNTPEDYRAALAEAGF, from the coding sequence ATGACGTCCGCCATGACGCCGAATGATCCGACTCCGACCGATCCGAGCCCTGCCCTTTCCAGGCCCGCCGCGATCATCCTCTGCGGTGGATTGAGCCGCCGGATGGGCCGGCCCAAGGCCTGGCTGCCGTTCGGGCCCGAGGTCTTGCTCCAGCGCATCGTCCGGCTGATCGGCGAGGCAACCGACCAGGTCGTGGTGGTCGCCGCCGAGGGTCAGGACCTGCCCCCCCTACCCGGCTCGGTCCTCGTCGCACGCGACCCGGCCCCCGACCGAGGCCCGTTGCAGGGCATCGCAGCGGGGATGGATGCGCTACCGTCGGATGCCGATCTCGTCTTTGTTTCGGGCACCGACACCCCGTTCGTGGAGCCCGCCTGGATCGGCCTGCTGGCGGAGTTGATCGGCGACGCCGACCTGGCGATCCCCGAGGTCGACGGCTTCCTCCAGCCGCTCGCGGCGCTGTATCGCAGGTCCGGGGTGCGGCCCTCGATCGAGGGTCAGCTCTCCTCGAATCGGCGGAGCCCATCGTCGCTGGTCGGCGTGGTCCGCTCCCGGGTCGTGCGTCCCGAGGAGCTTGCAGCGGCCGACCCGAGCCTGGCGACGCTCTGGAACCTGAACACCCCCGAGGATTATCGGGCGGCGCTGGCCGAGGCCGGCTTCTGA